The proteins below come from a single Argentina anserina chromosome 1, drPotAnse1.1, whole genome shotgun sequence genomic window:
- the LOC126785775 gene encoding RNA-binding protein L isoform X3, whose product MDDMAAYYPPPPPPPGSVHYPYYNQPPQPPPPVAPPTQHHSVQPYYPSQPPPYAPYTRAAYDEVRTLFVAGLPEDVKAREIYNLFREFPGYESSHLRTPTEKTQPFAFAVFLDQQSAIGAMQALNGLVFDLEKGSTLYIDLAKSNSRSKRSRTDDERSSADKRARRSSYSRATSDPGVGSIHMPGMGNSAYNMIGYPSAPSHGSFSGSGLNETIASNMNFSSAQQFPQNNTPCPTLFVANLGPTCTEQELIQVFSRCPGFIKLKIQSTYGAPVAFVDFQDTATSTGALSHLQGTILYSSTSGEGMRLEFAKSRMGMRKKPK is encoded by the exons ATGGACGACATGGCGGCCTATTACCCTCCGCCGCCTCCGCCACCAGGCTCCGTTCACTATCCATACTACAATCAACCGCCTCAGCCTCCTCCTCCGGTGGCTCCGCCGACGCAGCATCACTCAGTTCAGCCCTACTACCCATCCCAGCCTCCGCCTTACGCTCCCTACACCCGGGCAGCTTACGACGAGGTCCGGACGCTGTTCGTGGCGGGCCTACCCGAAGATGTGAAGGCGCGTGAAATCTACAACCTCTTCCGCGAGTTTCCAGGCTACGAGTCCTCCCACCTCCGTACCCCCACCGAGAAAACTCAG CCTTTTGCGTTTGCGGTGTTCTTGGACCAGCAATCTGCGATCGGAGCGATGCAGGCACTGAAT GGGCTGGTATTTGATCTTGAGAAGGGGTCGACATTATATATAGACCTAGCAAAATCCAATTCTAGGTCCAAGCGCTCAAGAACTG ATGATGAAAGATCTAGCGCGGATAAGAGAGCTAGACGTTCATCATATTCAAGGGCGACTTCTGATCCTG GTGTTGGCAGCATTCACATGCCTGGAATGGGTAATTCTGCTTACAACATGATTGGTTATCCATCTGCACCAAG TCATGGCAGCTTCAGTGGCAGTGGTCTAAACGAGACAATAGCCTCAAATATG AATTTTTCCTCAGCGCAGCAGTTTCCACAAAACAATACTCCATGCCCAACACTTTTTGTTGCTAATTTGGGGCCAACTTGCACAGAGCAAGAGCTAATTCAAGTATTTTCAAG gtGCCCCGGGTTTATAAAATTGAAGATACAGAGCACATATGGAGCTCCAGTTGCATTCGTTGATTTTCAG GATACTGCTACCTCAACTGGTGCACTGAGCCATCTGCAAGGCACAATTCTCTACTCGTCAACATCTGGAGAGGGCATGAGATTAGA GTTTGCAAAATCACGAATGGGAATGCGGAAGAAGCCAAAGTAA
- the LOC126785775 gene encoding RNA-binding protein L isoform X2 has protein sequence MDDMAAYYPPPPPPPGSVHYPYYNQPPQPPPPVAPPTQHHSVQPYYPSQPPPYAPYTRAAYDEVRTLFVAGLPEDVKAREIYNLFREFPGYESSHLRTPTEKTQPFAFAVFLDQQSAIGAMQALNGLVFDLEKGSTLYIDLAKSNSRSKRSRADDERSSADKRARRSSYSRATSDPAGVGSIHMPGMGNSAYNMIGYPSAPSHGSFSGSGLNETIASNMNFSSAQQFPQNNTPCPTLFVANLGPTCTEQELIQVFSRCPGFIKLKIQSTYGAPVAFVDFQDTATSTGALSHLQGTILYSSTSGEGMRLEFAKSRMGMRKKPK, from the exons ATGGACGACATGGCGGCCTATTACCCTCCGCCGCCTCCGCCACCAGGCTCCGTTCACTATCCATACTACAATCAACCGCCTCAGCCTCCTCCTCCGGTGGCTCCGCCGACGCAGCATCACTCAGTTCAGCCCTACTACCCATCCCAGCCTCCGCCTTACGCTCCCTACACCCGGGCAGCTTACGACGAGGTCCGGACGCTGTTCGTGGCGGGCCTACCCGAAGATGTGAAGGCGCGTGAAATCTACAACCTCTTCCGCGAGTTTCCAGGCTACGAGTCCTCCCACCTCCGTACCCCCACCGAGAAAACTCAG CCTTTTGCGTTTGCGGTGTTCTTGGACCAGCAATCTGCGATCGGAGCGATGCAGGCACTGAAT GGGCTGGTATTTGATCTTGAGAAGGGGTCGACATTATATATAGACCTAGCAAAATCCAATTCTAGGTCCAAGCGCTCAAGA GCAGATGATGAAAGATCTAGCGCGGATAAGAGAGCTAGACGTTCATCATATTCAAGGGCGACTTCTGATCCTG CAGGTGTTGGCAGCATTCACATGCCTGGAATGGGTAATTCTGCTTACAACATGATTGGTTATCCATCTGCACCAAG TCATGGCAGCTTCAGTGGCAGTGGTCTAAACGAGACAATAGCCTCAAATATG AATTTTTCCTCAGCGCAGCAGTTTCCACAAAACAATACTCCATGCCCAACACTTTTTGTTGCTAATTTGGGGCCAACTTGCACAGAGCAAGAGCTAATTCAAGTATTTTCAAG gtGCCCCGGGTTTATAAAATTGAAGATACAGAGCACATATGGAGCTCCAGTTGCATTCGTTGATTTTCAG GATACTGCTACCTCAACTGGTGCACTGAGCCATCTGCAAGGCACAATTCTCTACTCGTCAACATCTGGAGAGGGCATGAGATTAGA GTTTGCAAAATCACGAATGGGAATGCGGAAGAAGCCAAAGTAA
- the LOC126785775 gene encoding RNA-binding protein L isoform X1, translating to MDDMAAYYPPPPPPPGSVHYPYYNQPPQPPPPVAPPTQHHSVQPYYPSQPPPYAPYTRAAYDEVRTLFVAGLPEDVKAREIYNLFREFPGYESSHLRTPTEKTQPFAFAVFLDQQSAIGAMQALNGLVFDLEKGSTLYIDLAKSNSRSKRSRTDDERSSADKRARRSSYSRATSDPAGVGSIHMPGMGNSAYNMIGYPSAPSHGSFSGSGLNETIASNMNFSSAQQFPQNNTPCPTLFVANLGPTCTEQELIQVFSRCPGFIKLKIQSTYGAPVAFVDFQDTATSTGALSHLQGTILYSSTSGEGMRLEFAKSRMGMRKKPK from the exons ATGGACGACATGGCGGCCTATTACCCTCCGCCGCCTCCGCCACCAGGCTCCGTTCACTATCCATACTACAATCAACCGCCTCAGCCTCCTCCTCCGGTGGCTCCGCCGACGCAGCATCACTCAGTTCAGCCCTACTACCCATCCCAGCCTCCGCCTTACGCTCCCTACACCCGGGCAGCTTACGACGAGGTCCGGACGCTGTTCGTGGCGGGCCTACCCGAAGATGTGAAGGCGCGTGAAATCTACAACCTCTTCCGCGAGTTTCCAGGCTACGAGTCCTCCCACCTCCGTACCCCCACCGAGAAAACTCAG CCTTTTGCGTTTGCGGTGTTCTTGGACCAGCAATCTGCGATCGGAGCGATGCAGGCACTGAAT GGGCTGGTATTTGATCTTGAGAAGGGGTCGACATTATATATAGACCTAGCAAAATCCAATTCTAGGTCCAAGCGCTCAAGAACTG ATGATGAAAGATCTAGCGCGGATAAGAGAGCTAGACGTTCATCATATTCAAGGGCGACTTCTGATCCTG CAGGTGTTGGCAGCATTCACATGCCTGGAATGGGTAATTCTGCTTACAACATGATTGGTTATCCATCTGCACCAAG TCATGGCAGCTTCAGTGGCAGTGGTCTAAACGAGACAATAGCCTCAAATATG AATTTTTCCTCAGCGCAGCAGTTTCCACAAAACAATACTCCATGCCCAACACTTTTTGTTGCTAATTTGGGGCCAACTTGCACAGAGCAAGAGCTAATTCAAGTATTTTCAAG gtGCCCCGGGTTTATAAAATTGAAGATACAGAGCACATATGGAGCTCCAGTTGCATTCGTTGATTTTCAG GATACTGCTACCTCAACTGGTGCACTGAGCCATCTGCAAGGCACAATTCTCTACTCGTCAACATCTGGAGAGGGCATGAGATTAGA GTTTGCAAAATCACGAATGGGAATGCGGAAGAAGCCAAAGTAA
- the LOC126785775 gene encoding RNA-binding protein L isoform X4: MDDMAAYYPPPPPPPGSVHYPYYNQPPQPPPPVAPPTQHHSVQPYYPSQPPPYAPYTRAAYDEVRTLFVAGLPEDVKAREIYNLFREFPGYESSHLRTPTEKTQPFAFAVFLDQQSAIGAMQALNGLVFDLEKGSTLYIDLAKSNSRSKRSRADDERSSADKRARRSSYSRATSDPGVGSIHMPGMGNSAYNMIGYPSAPSHGSFSGSGLNETIASNMNFSSAQQFPQNNTPCPTLFVANLGPTCTEQELIQVFSRCPGFIKLKIQSTYGAPVAFVDFQDTATSTGALSHLQGTILYSSTSGEGMRLEFAKSRMGMRKKPK, translated from the exons ATGGACGACATGGCGGCCTATTACCCTCCGCCGCCTCCGCCACCAGGCTCCGTTCACTATCCATACTACAATCAACCGCCTCAGCCTCCTCCTCCGGTGGCTCCGCCGACGCAGCATCACTCAGTTCAGCCCTACTACCCATCCCAGCCTCCGCCTTACGCTCCCTACACCCGGGCAGCTTACGACGAGGTCCGGACGCTGTTCGTGGCGGGCCTACCCGAAGATGTGAAGGCGCGTGAAATCTACAACCTCTTCCGCGAGTTTCCAGGCTACGAGTCCTCCCACCTCCGTACCCCCACCGAGAAAACTCAG CCTTTTGCGTTTGCGGTGTTCTTGGACCAGCAATCTGCGATCGGAGCGATGCAGGCACTGAAT GGGCTGGTATTTGATCTTGAGAAGGGGTCGACATTATATATAGACCTAGCAAAATCCAATTCTAGGTCCAAGCGCTCAAGA GCAGATGATGAAAGATCTAGCGCGGATAAGAGAGCTAGACGTTCATCATATTCAAGGGCGACTTCTGATCCTG GTGTTGGCAGCATTCACATGCCTGGAATGGGTAATTCTGCTTACAACATGATTGGTTATCCATCTGCACCAAG TCATGGCAGCTTCAGTGGCAGTGGTCTAAACGAGACAATAGCCTCAAATATG AATTTTTCCTCAGCGCAGCAGTTTCCACAAAACAATACTCCATGCCCAACACTTTTTGTTGCTAATTTGGGGCCAACTTGCACAGAGCAAGAGCTAATTCAAGTATTTTCAAG gtGCCCCGGGTTTATAAAATTGAAGATACAGAGCACATATGGAGCTCCAGTTGCATTCGTTGATTTTCAG GATACTGCTACCTCAACTGGTGCACTGAGCCATCTGCAAGGCACAATTCTCTACTCGTCAACATCTGGAGAGGGCATGAGATTAGA GTTTGCAAAATCACGAATGGGAATGCGGAAGAAGCCAAAGTAA
- the LOC126782362 gene encoding SUMO-conjugating enzyme SCE1, whose amino-acid sequence MSGGIARGRLAEERKSWRKNHPHGFVAKPETMPDGTVNLMVWHCTIPGKAGTDWEGGYFPLTLHFSEDYPSKPPKCKFPANFFHPNVYPSGTVCLSILNEDSGWRPAITVKQILVGIQDLLDQPNPSDPAQTEGYHLFIQDSTEYKRRVRQQAKQYPPLV is encoded by the exons ATGTCTGGAGGTATTGCTCGTGGTCGTCTCGCTGAGGAGCGCAAGTCATGGCGGAAGAATCATCCTCAT GGTTTTGTGGCGAAGCCGGAGACTATGCCGGATGGGACTGTGAATTTGATGGTGTGGCATTGCACGATTCCGGGCAAGGCTGGT ACTGACTGGGAGGGTGGGTACTTCCCACTCACACTTCACTTCAGTGAAGACTACCCTAGCAAGCCTCCAAAGTGCAAATTCCCAGCAAATTTCTTCCACCCAAATGTATATCCTTCTGGAACTGTTTGTCTATCAATTCTCAATGAGGACAGT GGTTGGAGACCCGCCATTACTGTGAAGCAAATTCTTGTGGGCATTCAGGATCTACTTGATCAGCCAAATCCATCTGATCCGGCACAGACTGAAGGTTATCACCTCTTCATTCAG GATTCTACAGAGTACAAGAGAAGGGTTCGCCAGCAGGCCAAGCAATACCCACCTCTGGTCTAA
- the LOC126801107 gene encoding uncharacterized protein LOC126801107, which translates to MKVYANIIEQKNGPTVAEIENLFKPVISEDPQLYWDKNPVYYQLKMHDANAICHVKAIPHYREEDSKEMESQIHELLEKKLLRPSNSLHHAPAFLVRNHVEQVRGKARTVIDYIDVNKKTVKDGYQIA; encoded by the coding sequence ATGAAGGTATATGCTAATATAATTGAGCAAAAGAATGGGCCTACTGTTGCGGAAATAGAGAATTTGTTCAAACCAGTAATCAGTGAAGATCCTCAACTATACTGGGACAAGAATCCAGTATATTACCAGCTTAAGATGCATGATGCGAACGCCATCTGCCATGTCAAAGCCATCCCTCATTATAGGGAAGAAGATTCAAAAGAGATGGAAAGTCAGATTCATGAACTACTTGAGAAAAAGTTACTCAGACCTTCAAACAGTCTGCATCATGCTCCAGCTTTTCTAGTAAGAAACCATGTGGAACAGGTTAGGGGAAAAGCTAGAACGGTCATTGATTACATAGATGTTAACAAAAAGACCGTAAAAGATGGTTATCAGATAGCTTAG